One genomic window of Salmo salar chromosome ssa12, Ssal_v3.1, whole genome shotgun sequence includes the following:
- the LOC106565406 gene encoding nuclear receptor subfamily 4 group A member 1, with amino-acid sequence MPCVQTQYGTVPYDNNYYSSEFLNPELSAKLTMDIGAERDQLTASSLPSINTLVGSGYVGEFDTYSCQITTSASTAPSSHSAGSASSPQAQHSAFKLDDIQVYSCYPGSFALSYLDETLSSCGSDYYGSPASAAPSPPTPGFQSQPGPVWDSPFSPYSPDPGCWVADKSSLAQQPSFFTFIPTTEQHSPLGQHQGPQQSEEDPFFQPSQRHASQLHYAPLSLDQGSMDSPGLMERPMLSPKTGSPGANEGRCAVCGDNASCQHYGVRTCEGCKGFFKRTVQKNAKYVCLANKDCPVDKRRRNRCQFCRFQKCLGVGMVKEVVRTDSLKGRRGRLPSKSKTVLESVSTTPPVNIIASLVRAHIDSNPAIGKLDYSKYQETVASLSEKEDANDIQQFYDLLTGTMDVIRKWAETIPEFTAFCPEDQELLLESAFVELFILRLAYRSSPEKDKLIFCNGVVLHRMQCVRGFGDWIDSILDFSQSLHRMNLDVSSFACLAALVIITDRHGLKEPKRVEEFQNCLITCLRDHVSSSGSDAGRPQPNFLSRLLGKLPELRTLCTQGLQRIFYLKLEDLVPPPPIVDKIFMDTLPF; translated from the exons ATGCCCTGTGTTCAAACTCAGTATGGAACTGTGCCCTACGACAACAACTACTACAGCTCTGAGTTCCTGAACCCCGAACTCAGTGCTAAGCTGACCATGGACATTGGTGCTGAGCGGGACCAGCTCACCGCCTCCTCCCTCCCCAGCATCAACACCCTGGTGGGCAGCGGCTATGTGGGCGAGTTTGACACCTACTCCTGCCAGATCACCACCTCCGCCTCCACCGCCCCCTCCAGCCACTCAGCCGGCAGCGCCTCCAGCCCTCAGGCTCAGCACTCAGCCTTTAAACTGGACGACATCCAGGTATACAGCTGCTACCCGGGCTCCTTCGCCCTCAGCTACCTCGACGAGACGCTGTCCTCCTGCGGCTCCGATTACTATGGCAGCCCCGCATCAGCCGccccctccccacccaccccGGGCTTCCAGAGCCAGCCTGGCCCAGTCTGGGACTCACCCTTCAGCCCCTATTCCCCAGACCCTGGGTGCTGGGTGGCCGATAAGTCAAGCCTGGCTCAGCAACCCTCCTTCTTCACCTTcatccccaccacagagcagcactcccccctggGGCAGCACCAGGGCCCCCAGCAGAGTGAGGAGGACCCTTTCTTCCAGCCCTCCCAGAGGCATGCCTCCCAGCTCCATTATGCCCCCTTGTCCCTAGACCAGGGATCCATGGACAGCCCCGGGCTCATGGAGAGGCCCATGTTGTCCCCTAAGACCGGCAGCCCCGGGGCCAACGAGGGTCGCTGTGCGGTGTGTGGGGACAACGCCTCCTGTCAGCACTACGGGGTCCGCACCTGTGAGGGCTGCAAGGGCTTCTTTAAG CGAACTGTACAGAAGAATGCTAAATATGTGTGCCTAGCCAACAAAGACTGTCCAGTAGACAAGCGGCGAAGGAACCGCTGCCAATTCTGCCGTTTCCAGAAGTGCCTGGGGGTGGGAATGGTGAAGGAAG TCGTCCGCACAGACAGCCTGAAAGGTCGCAGGGGTCGTCTGCCCTCTAAATCCAAGACAGTGCTAGAGTCAGTGTCCACCACCCCACCCGTCAACATCATCGCCTCTCTTGTCAGGGCTCACATAGACTCCAACCCCGCCATCGGAAAGCTGGACTACTCCAAG TACCAGGAGACAGTGGCCAGCCTATCAGAGAAAGAGGATGCCAATGACATCCAGCAGTTCTACGACCTGCTGACAGGCACCATGGATGTGATTCGGAAATGGGCCGAGACCATCCCAGAATTCACCGCCTTCTGCCCGGAAGACCAGGAGCTGCTCCTGGAATCTGCTTTCGTGGAACTCTTTATCCTCCGGCTAGCATACAG GTCGAGTCCTGAGAAAGACAAGCTGATCTTCTGCAACGGCGTGGTACTTCACCGTATGCAGTGTGTGCGAGGCTTTGGCGACTGGATCGACTCCATCCTGGACTTCTCCCAGAGCCTCCACCGCATGAACCTGGACGTGTCCTCATTCGCCTGCCTTGCAGCACTCGTCATCATCACAG ATCGCCATGGCCTTAAAGAGCCCAAACGGGTGGAGGAGTTCCAGAACTGCCTCATCACCTGTCTGAGGGACCATGTGTCCAGCAGTGGCTCCGATGCGGGGAGGCCCCAGCCCAACTTCCTGTCCCGACTACTGGGGAAGCTCCCTGAGCTGCGCACCCTCTGCACCCAGGGCCTGCAGCGCATCTTCTACCTGAAGCTGGAGGACCTGGTTCCCCCACCGCCCATTGTAGACAAAATCTTCATGGATACCTTACCTTTCTGA